A part of Caretta caretta isolate rCarCar2 chromosome 1, rCarCar1.hap1, whole genome shotgun sequence genomic DNA contains:
- the LOC142072195 gene encoding olfactory receptor 52M1-like isoform X2, translating into MLHSNTTDFTNPSTFLLLGIPGLEAAHVWISIPFCAMYAIAILGNFTILFIVKSEPSLHGPMYYFLCMLAVTDLVLSTSILPKTLSIFWFNSGEIDFNACLTQLYFIYCFSWMESGIFVAMAFDRYVAICHPLRYSTILTKPVVAKIGLAVVLRGGMFILPYPLLARRWPYCKTSIIPHSYCEHIAVVKLACADIRISSYYSLSVAFFFFGLDVFFIIMSYIQTLRAIFSLPTKDARLKTFGTCGSHLCVILAFYIPTLFSALMHRFGHNVPLHLHILIANMYLLVPPMLNPIIYGVRTKQIRDRLLRLIIHKGA; encoded by the exons ATGCTTC ATTCCAACACAACtgacttcaccaacccctccaccttcctcctgctgggcattcctggcctggaggcggcccacgtctggatctccatccccttctgtgcCATGTATGCCATAGccatcttggggaacttcaccattCTATTCATTGTGAAAAGCGAGCCGAGCCTGCATGGACCCATGtattatttcctctgcatgctagCTGTCACCGACCTGGTCCTGTCGACGTCCATCCTTCCCAAAAccctgagcatcttctggttcaattcgGGGGAAATAGATTTCAATGCCTGcctcacccagctctacttcatTTACTGCTTCTCATGGATGGAGTCTGGGATCTTTGTGGCCATGGCTTTCGATCGCTATGTGGccatctgccatcccctgagATATTCCACTATCCTGACAAAACCCGTGGTGGCCAAGATTGGCCTGGCCGTGGTGCTGCGTGGTGGCATGTTCATACTGCCCTATCCCTTACTGGCGAGGCGGTGGCCATATTGCAAAACCAGCATCATCCCCCACTCGTACTGCGAGCACATAGCTGTGGTGAAATTGGCCTGCGCAGACATCCGCATCAGCAGTTACTACAGCCTCTCTGTggcattctttttttttggtctggatGTCTTTTTTATCATCATGTCCTATATCCAGAccctcagggccatcttcagcctccccacaaaggacgCCCGGCTCAAGACTTTTGGGACTTGCGGCTCGCACCTCTGTGTCATCTTAGCCTTTTACATCCCAACTCTCTTCTCTGCCCTCATGCACCGGTTTGGCCACAATGTGCCCCTGCATTTACACATTCTCATTGCCAACATGTACCTCCTTGTGCCCCCCATgctaaaccccatcatctacGGGGTGAGGACTAAACAGATCCGGGACAGGCTGCTCCGGCTCATTATTCATAAAGGGGCCTAA
- the LOC142072195 gene encoding olfactory receptor 52M1-like isoform X1: MPDSNTTDFTNPSTFLLLGIPGLEAAHVWISIPFCAMYAIAILGNFTILFIVKSEPSLHGPMYYFLCMLAVTDLVLSTSILPKTLSIFWFNSGEIDFNACLTQLYFIYCFSWMESGIFVAMAFDRYVAICHPLRYSTILTKPVVAKIGLAVVLRGGMFILPYPLLARRWPYCKTSIIPHSYCEHIAVVKLACADIRISSYYSLSVAFFFFGLDVFFIIMSYIQTLRAIFSLPTKDARLKTFGTCGSHLCVILAFYIPTLFSALMHRFGHNVPLHLHILIANMYLLVPPMLNPIIYGVRTKQIRDRLLRLIIHKGA; this comes from the coding sequence ATGCCAGATTCCAACACAACtgacttcaccaacccctccaccttcctcctgctgggcattcctggcctggaggcggcccacgtctggatctccatccccttctgtgcCATGTATGCCATAGccatcttggggaacttcaccattCTATTCATTGTGAAAAGCGAGCCGAGCCTGCATGGACCCATGtattatttcctctgcatgctagCTGTCACCGACCTGGTCCTGTCGACGTCCATCCTTCCCAAAAccctgagcatcttctggttcaattcgGGGGAAATAGATTTCAATGCCTGcctcacccagctctacttcatTTACTGCTTCTCATGGATGGAGTCTGGGATCTTTGTGGCCATGGCTTTCGATCGCTATGTGGccatctgccatcccctgagATATTCCACTATCCTGACAAAACCCGTGGTGGCCAAGATTGGCCTGGCCGTGGTGCTGCGTGGTGGCATGTTCATACTGCCCTATCCCTTACTGGCGAGGCGGTGGCCATATTGCAAAACCAGCATCATCCCCCACTCGTACTGCGAGCACATAGCTGTGGTGAAATTGGCCTGCGCAGACATCCGCATCAGCAGTTACTACAGCCTCTCTGTggcattctttttttttggtctggatGTCTTTTTTATCATCATGTCCTATATCCAGAccctcagggccatcttcagcctccccacaaaggacgCCCGGCTCAAGACTTTTGGGACTTGCGGCTCGCACCTCTGTGTCATCTTAGCCTTTTACATCCCAACTCTCTTCTCTGCCCTCATGCACCGGTTTGGCCACAATGTGCCCCTGCATTTACACATTCTCATTGCCAACATGTACCTCCTTGTGCCCCCCATgctaaaccccatcatctacGGGGTGAGGACTAAACAGATCCGGGACAGGCTGCTCCGGCTCATTATTCATAAAGGGGCCTAA